The Brachyspira hyodysenteriae ATCC 27164 sequence GAATAATTGTTTATAAAAGTTCCTGAATTTGGAAATATAGTATATGCTGAAGCTAAATCTATTAAACGCACTTCAGCACTTCCTAAAACTAAAGAATAACCATAATAATCAGGATTTTTATCTATAGAACTTAATCCGGATTTCAAAAGTATATTTTGGAAATCTTTGATACTATATCTAGCAAGCCATTTAACTGCTGGTATATTAAGAGAATTTGCTAATGCATCTCTTATGGTAACAGGACCTCTGTATTTATGATCGAAATTTTCTGGTATATAATCTCCGCCGGGTGAATTTATATGAGTTTTTATATCGGCTATAACAGAAGCAGGGGATTCTCCTTTATCAAATAAATATGCATACATAAAAGGTTTTAAAGTACTTCCAGCTTGTCTTAATGCAGTAGCTCCATTAACAGCTCCATGAGTTTCAGCATCAAAGTAATCCATAGATCCTATCATTGAAAGTACTTCTCCTGTTTTGGCATTGAGTATTACACAGGATATATTTCTTACATTAAATGTATGAAGCGACTGACTTGAATTGCTTATAACTAATACGGCTTCCTTTTGCATATTATAATCTAATGTTGTTCTTAATTCTGTTACTCCGGTATATTTTAATTGTTCTAATGATTCTTTTGCATACATTGTAAAATGCGGAGCTTTGAAAGTGTATTTTTCTTTATCATCAAAAATTTTAATTTTTTCATTTGTGTATTTATTATAATTTTCTTCTGTTATAAAGTTATTATTTTTCATTTCTCCAAGTACATATATTCTTCTTGATTTTAATCTTTCTTCATATTTATATGGATTGAATTTTGTACCTGATTTTATTATAGAAGCAAGCATTGCAGATTCATTATTATTCAAATCTTTTGCTTTTTTATGAAAGTATAAATCGCTTGCTGCACCTACACCATAACAGTTATTTCCAAAAAATACTCTATTTAAATATTCTGTAATTATTTGCTCTTTTGTGAGATTTCTTTCTAATCTTATCGCATCTAATGCTTCATAAAATTTATTTATATATGTTCTTTCACGTGGAATAATATTTTTGGCAAGCTGCTGAGTTATTGTACTTCCTCCTGATACTACTTTACCGCTTATAAGATTTGATAAAAATGCTCTTATTATTGCTTTATAATCTATGCCTTTATGATTAAAGAAATTTTTGTCCTCAGCACTTACAACAGCATTTATTAAATTCGTAGATAAATCATTATATTTTACTTCCTCAAAAAAACCGCCATGCTCTGGAAATATTGTTGATATTAGTATTGAGTTTCTATCGTATATTTTTAAAGCTCTTTCTTCATTAGTACGAAGTTCAGTTTCTGAAAAAGGTTTATTGATATACTCTTTGCAGTATTTATAAAAATTATATCCTTTTGGTATGAATATAATTGACAGCACTATTAAAGAAGATAATAATATATATATTATAGTTAATGCAGTTCTTCTGATAATTTTTTCCATGTATCATATTCTACAGTAAACTTATAAATAGTCAAATTGAACAATGTATATAGTTATTTTGTTTATATATATTTATTTTTGTTGAAAATAGTAATTATAAGGTATAATTTGACAATGTTAATAAATTTTACTATATTATAGAATATATTGTATAAAAAATATATTCTATAATTATTAAGGGGATTTTTATTATGAAGAAGTTAAATAGCTTAGCATTTAAATTGCCTTTATCTATAAGTTTTATAAGCGGTTTAATAATAATTGTACTCTTAGTAATTTCATTATTTTTTTCAAGCAGAGGCATTACAGAATCTATAAATGTTGGATTTAGAAATACAGTTGAGGGGTATGCTTATTTATTAGATGCTTTAACAGAGGCACAAATGCTTCTTGCTAATTCTTATGCAAGTGATGCTAATATCAGAAACTATATGATTTTTAGAGATGATATTTATAGCGGATATAGCGGAAGAGATATGACTAATTTTATAGGAAAAAATAGCTATGTAGAAAGTATTTATTTAACAGATATAAATGGAAATGTTTTACTAACTACATCAGAAGCTTTAAAAAATAGGAATATGGCAGATATAAGACCTCATTTATGGGCTAAGCTTTCAAAAGGAGAAAAAGTTGCATTTGGAAGTCCTAGAGAATCCCCTGTTTCAGGTGAAATAACATTGGGTGTTGGTTCTATAATTACAGATTTTACCAATAATACAATAGGTTATTTAGTAACTACAGTAAAAGGATCTGTTATACATGATAATTATTTTTCAAAAGTTAAATTAGGAAAAACTGGAAGGATAGTTGCTGTTAATGAGAATTTTGTAGTTACTATGGATATGGATCCTGCTAATATTAATAAGCCTGCACCTGCTGAATATAAAAATATATTTAATAATGCTTCTGGTGAAGGACCATACAGCTATAAAAATGGAAATATCATTAGAATGGGATACTACAAGAAAATGAATGTTCAGCCTTGGATAGTAACTTATGCTATGAATGAAGATGAAATATTTGAACAGGTAAGAACTACAGTATTGATAAGTATTTTAGTCACTGTTATTTCTATAATTATTTTAGTTGTATTTGTGTTTATGTATGCAAGAAGGATTACAAAACCTCTTAGAATAGTAGTTGAGGAAGCGAAAGAAATAGAGTCAGGCAGACTCATTATGCATGGAAGAAAAGTTAATAGAAATGATGAAATTGGAGAACTATCCCGTTCTTTCCATAATATGAAATATAAACTTATAGAAATAATAGAAACTTCTTTAAATGAATCTAATAGAATGGCTCAGGCTGCTAATAGTCTTGCAACAGGAAATAAAGATTTAGCAGAGAAAGCGGAAAGTACTGCTGGAAATCTAGAGGAGACAGGATCATTTATGGAAGAAATAGCTGCTGCAATCACTGTATCGATTAATAATTCTGTAAAAGGAAATGAAATGATGAATGATTGTAAAATTGCTATAGAGAATGCGGCTTCAGTAGTAGAAGAGACTGTAAAAAGTATAAGCGAAGTTAATGCTGATAGTGAAAAAATAAAAAACATTATTAAAGTAATTGAAGGAATAGCATTTCAAACTAACATATTAGCTCTTAATGCGGCAGTAGAGGCAGCAAGAGCCGGAGATCAAGGTAAAGGTTTTGCTGTAGTTGCAAGCGAAGTTAGAAGTTTAGCACAAAGCAGCCAAGATTCAGCTAAAGATATAACAGAATTAATAAATCAAGTATATGAAAAAATTAATAGAGCAAATCAGATAGTAGGAAGTCAGGAACAATTATTTGTAGGAATAAAAGAACAGATAGAAGAAACAGCGGATACAATAAAAAGTATTACTGAGGCAGCAGTAGAACAAAAAGAAGGTGTATCTCAAGTTAATAGAGCAGTTGAAGAAATGGATACTTTAACTCAGGAAAATGCAGCTTTAGTTGAAGAGTCTACAGCATCCTCTATGTCATTATATAATGATGCTAAACATTTACAGCAAGTTATCAATTTCTTTAGTATAGAAAGATAATAAATAATATTGCTGCTAACATTAATAATTTATTTATATAATAAAAAATCTCCTTTTGAAATTTATAGTAACTAATATGCATATATTAGAATAATCTGATGTAAACTATATTTTTTTATTTGTAAAAATTGACAATATTCTATTACAATTTTTTTTATTAGTTTATTATTCATCATTAAAAAATAATAATAGAATAATTTACAATATTGTAGAGATAAATATAAAAATTGTGAATATATAGTAAATTTATTTAACATAATTGCTTAATTAATACATTTCTATTAATAATAATGTGAAAAAATCAAAAAAATTTTATTTTCTTGACAACTATTTTTTTTTGAATATACTACATATATAGGTTTTTGTTTATTTTATCAATCTTTTTTATCTAAAAATAATGTTAGGAGTAAATTATGAGTAGATTTCATAGTCTATCATTTAAAATGCCTATTACTATTAGTTTAATGTCTGTTTTAATGTTAGGTTTTTTATTAAGTGCCTCTGTGTTTTTTTCAAATAAAGGAATAACACAAAGTATAGATACAGGCTTTAAAAATACGGTAGAAGGATACGCAAATTTATTTGATTCTATATTGGATGCACAAGTAATGGTAAATAAGGCCTATACAAGCAGTGCCAATATTAAGAATTTTCTATCAGATATGAGTAATTCCTATACTAGAAATGTTAATCTAGATATAACTTCATTTATAGAAAACAATAATTTTATTGAAAATATTTCTATAATGAATACTAATGGTGTAATAGTTTTTGATAAAAATTCTAAACTAATAGGCAGAAATTTTATGGAACTTAGACCAGATATGATGCAAAAATTGCTTGCTGGAGCTGATGTTGCTTTCGGAAATGAAATTAAAGAATCGGCAGCTACAGGAGAGCTTACAATATCTTTAGGCTTGAGAATACTTGATTATAATAATCAATTAATAGGATATTTAGTTTCCATAATAAAAATAATGGTTATATATGACAATTATTTCAGCAATATACAATTAGGAAGAAGCGGAAGAATAGTAACTGTAAATGATAAATCTATGGTTATAATGGATACTGATCCAAAAGAAATAAATAAGAAGGCTCCAAGTGAATATGATAATATAATAAAAAGCGGTTCTGTATCAGGGGATATACGTTATAGTGCCAATAATCATATTAGAGAGGGCTTTTATAAAAAAATGACTGTTCAGCCTTGGATAGTAGCTTATGCTATGGATCAGGAAGAAATTTATGAGATAAATAAATCTATAGTTATAACTAGTGTTATTATAGGCATAATATCTATGCTTCTTATGACATTAGTTGTTTTCCTATTTACTAGAAGTATAATAAAACCTTTAAACATTGTAGTTGAAGAAGCTAAAGAAATAGCATCTGGAAGGCTTGTCATACATAATAGAAAATTAAATAGAAAAGATGAACTTGGAGAATTATCTCATTCTTTCCATGATATGAAATATAAACTTATAGAAGTAATAGAAACAACTTTACATAATGCAGATAAAATGTCTCAGGCTGCTAATAGTCTTGCTATAGGAAATAAAGATTTGGCTCATAAAGCAGAAAATACAGCAGCTAACCTTGAAGAAACAGCTTCTTCTATGGAAGAAATAGCTTCAGCTATATCTATGGCTACAAATAATTCTGTAAAAGGTAATGAGATGATGACTCACTGTAAAGAGTCTATAGAGAATGCAACATCTGTAGTATCTGAAACAGTTAGAAGTATGAATGAAGTTAATGCTGATAGTGAAAAGATTAAAGATATTATTAAAGTTATAGAGGGTATAGCTTTCCAAACTAATATATTAGCTTTGAATGCGGCAGTAGAGGCAGCAAGAGCCGGAGATCAAGGTAAAGGTTTTGCTGTAGTAGCCAGCGAAGTAAGAAGTTTGGCACAAAGCAGTCAGGATTCAGCAAAAGATATAACAGAATTGGTAAATCAAGTATATGAAAAAATTAATAAAGCTAATAAGATAGTAGAAAGTCAGGAAGAGCTTTTTATGAGTATTAAAGGCGAAATAGATGAAACAGCAAATATTATTAAAGATATTAGTTCAGCAGCATTGGAACAGCAATCAGGAGTATCACAAGTAAATAAAGCTGTAATGGAAATGGATTCTATTACACAGGAGAATGCTGCCTTAGTTGAACAGTCCACAGCTTCTTCGCTTGCTTTATATGATGATGCTAAAGAGCTTCAGTCTGTTATGAGTTTCTTTAGAATAGAAAAGTAGTTAAAAAATTATAATATAATGATAATATTATGTATATAAATACTTTATATAATATTGTTTATACATAATATTATCAATATTGTAATTATTAATACATCTTATATTATTTAATTGACAATTCTAATAGTTTTTACTATACTATCTATTATTATAAATTCTATTGTTATTTTCGTATTTATCTTTGTAAATATCTAAATATCTGGGAGTTTGAAGTATGAGTAAATTTAGCAGCCTATCTTTTAAAATGCCAATAACTATTAGTTTTATGGCTATAATAATGTTAGTTTTTTTACTAAGTGCATCTGTGTTTTTTTCAAATAAGGGAATAACAGAAAGTATAGATACAGGTTTTAAAAATACGGTAGAAGGGTATGCTAATTTATTTAATTCTATATTAAATGCTCAAGTTATGGTATCTGTAGCTTATTCAAGCAGTTCTAATATTAGGAATTATCTTATTAATAGAGATGAAAATTATAAGAGATTAGGCTTGATTGATTTAAATTTGTTTATAAAAAGAAATGAGTATTTAGAAAATATATATGTTGTAGGTATTGAAGGCGATATTTTATTGGATAAAAAAAATGAGTTAACAGGGCAAAGTATGGCTAAATTTAGACCATGTATGTGGAATAAATTAAAAGCAGGTGAAGAATATGCTATAGGAAATAATATGAGAAAATCAGCAGATACAGGAGAATATACAGTATCTATTGGTACTCAGATATTAGATTTTGAAAATAATATTATAGGTTATTTAGTATTGATAGTTAGATCATCTATAATATATCAGAATTATTTCAGTAATATAAAATTAGGAAGAAGCGGAAGAATAGTTGCTGTTAATGATCAGCTTAAAGTTGTAATGGATACAGATCCTAATGAAATAGATAAAGATGCTCCTCAAGAATATGATACTATATTTAAATCTGGAAGTTTAGAGGGAGAATTAAAATATTCGTTTAATAATCATATTAGAGCTGGTTATTATAAGAAAATGAAGATACATCCTTGGATAGTAGCTTATGCTATGGATGAAGAAGAGATTTATGAAGTTAATAAATCTATTATAGGTATAAGTACAATAATAGGTATAATATCTATGCTTCTTATGACATTGGTTGTTTTCCTATTTACTAGAAGCATAATAAAACCTTTAAATATTATAGTTGAAGAAGCAAAAGAAATAGAGGAAGGAAGGCTTGTAACTAATAGAAAAGCTTTGAATAGAAAAGATGAGTTAGGTGTATTATCAAGATCATTTACTTCTATGCGCATAAAACTTATAGAAATAATAGAAACAACTTTACATAATGCAGACAAAATGTCATTAGCAGCAAATAATTTGGCAGCAGGTAATAAAGATTTATCAAGAAGATCAGAAAATACAGCAGCTAACCTTGAAGAAACAGCTTCTTCTATGGAAGAAATAGCTTCAGCTATATCTATGGCTACAAATAATTCTGTAAAAGGTAATGAGATGATGACTCACTGCAGAGCATCAATAGATAATGCAACATCCATAGTATCTGAAACAGTTAGAAGTATGAATGAAGTTAATGCTGATAGTGAAAAGATTAAAGATATTATTAAAGTTATAGAGGGTATAGCTTTCCAAACTAATATATTAGCTTTAAATGCGGCAGTAGAAGCAGCAAGAGCCGGAGATCAAGGTAAAGGTTTTGCTGTAGTAGCCAGCGAAGTAAGAAGTTTGGCACAAAGCAGTCAGGATTCAGCAAAAGATATAACAGAATTGGTAAATCAAGTATATGAAAAAATTAATAAAGCTAATAAGATAGTAGAAAGTCAGGAAGAGCTTTTTATGAGTATTAAAGGCGAAATAGATGAAACAGCAAATATTATTAAAGATATTAGTTCAGCAGCATTGGAACAGCAATCAGGAGTATCACAAGTAAATAAAGCTGTAATGGAAATGGATTCTATTACACAGGAGAATGCTGCCTTAGTTGAACAGTCCACAGCTTCTTCGCTTGCTTTATATGATGATGCTAAAGAGCTTCAGTCTGTTATGAGTTTCTTTAGAATAGAAAAATAATATATTTTGTTAAATTTTTATTAATACTATTTACAAATTAAAAATAATTATTATAATATTATCAGCCTAAATGAATAACTGTTAATGTTTATCATGAAGGAATTTATTTAAAATTTATATTAATCTGATTTATTAGTTTATGGAAAATAATAGAATCGCTGTTGTTGGTATAATAGTTGAAGAAACAGAAAATGTTTCAAAAGTTAATGAAATTTTGCATGATTACAGTGATTTTATTATAGGAAGGATGGGAATTCCTTATAGAGAAGAGAATATAAATATAATCAGCATAGTCTTAAATGCTCCTAATGATAAAATTAATAGTTTAACAGGTAAACTTGGTATGCTTAAAGGTGTTTCTGCTAAAGCACTTTATGCAAACAAAAAGTAAAAACTATAATATTATAAGTTTAATTATTAGGAGTTTATATTATGTCTTCAACTACTTTATTTAAGTACGATTCTAAATCAAGAAATGCAAATGAATTTATTAATGATGAAGAAATTTTAAAAACTATATCTCAAGTAGAAAGCGGAAATTACAATATAAGAGATATATTGGATAAAGCTAAAGAGATGAAAGGGCTTGAACCTAATGAGGCATTAGCTTTACTTCTTTGCGATGATAAAGATGCTGAAAATGAGATGTTTGAAATAGCAAAGAAAATAAAATTAGAAATATATGGTAAAAGAATAGTTTTATTTGCTCCTCTTTATTTATCAAATTATTGTATTAATGGATGCGTTTACTGTCCTTATCATGCCAAAAATAAACATATAGCTAGAAAGCAATTAACTCAAGATGAGATTAGAGCTGAAGTTATAGCATTGCAGGATATGGGACATAAAAGACTTGCATTAGAAACAGGAGAAGATCCTGATTATGCTAGTATGGAATATTTACTAGAATCTATAAAAACAATATACAGCATTAAGCATAAAAACGGAGCAATTAGAAGAGTTAATGTTAATATTGCAGCAACTACTGTAGAGAATTATAAAAAGTTAAAAGATGCCGGTATTGGTACTTATGTATTATTCCAAGAAACTTATCATAAACCTACTTATGAAAAAGTTCATCCAAGCGGCCCAAAAAGTAATTATGAAT is a genomic window containing:
- the pbpC gene encoding penicillin-binding protein 1C, with protein sequence MEKIIRRTALTIIYILLSSLIVLSIIFIPKGYNFYKYCKEYINKPFSETELRTNEERALKIYDRNSILISTIFPEHGGFFEEVKYNDLSTNLINAVVSAEDKNFFNHKGIDYKAIIRAFLSNLISGKVVSGGSTITQQLAKNIIPRERTYINKFYEALDAIRLERNLTKEQIITEYLNRVFFGNNCYGVGAASDLYFHKKAKDLNNNESAMLASIIKSGTKFNPYKYEERLKSRRIYVLGEMKNNNFITEENYNKYTNEKIKIFDDKEKYTFKAPHFTMYAKESLEQLKYTGVTELRTTLDYNMQKEAVLVISNSSQSLHTFNVRNISCVILNAKTGEVLSMIGSMDYFDAETHGAVNGATALRQAGSTLKPFMYAYLFDKGESPASVIADIKTHINSPGGDYIPENFDHKYRGPVTIRDALANSLNIPAVKWLARYSIKDFQNILLKSGLSSIDKNPDYYGYSLVLGSAEVRLIDLASAYTIFPNSGTFINNYSITSLKKANGEVIRLPKKTTRKVISEESAYLITSILSDRNARMGSFRSYKGIVYPFSIAIKTGTSKGSRDAWAIGYTKDYIVGIWLGDFAGSEMINITGGNGAVPILYDLFTMLNKSQKETKWDKPDTIIKREICLISGKLRGEFCKETRMEEFSHINVPKEECDVHNLYIKTNYDGSISEKVFVNLPSEYNGWIREQQIERPTAEWTKVNNIYAYNRMKNTINNQNSNLENRADNITENIDNIENNFAYNSREIPQMNLNAVNTPLASYDRNINNNQNNNIKERLSIKEPTDNSVYKIDSTLPIEYQNIFISSYIPKNVVSANLYCNKEIIADLDDLKKEYIRWNLKHGDYSFYIEAKTDEGKIIKSSTVKIYVQ
- a CDS encoding methyl-accepting chemotaxis protein gives rise to the protein MKKLNSLAFKLPLSISFISGLIIIVLLVISLFFSSRGITESINVGFRNTVEGYAYLLDALTEAQMLLANSYASDANIRNYMIFRDDIYSGYSGRDMTNFIGKNSYVESIYLTDINGNVLLTTSEALKNRNMADIRPHLWAKLSKGEKVAFGSPRESPVSGEITLGVGSIITDFTNNTIGYLVTTVKGSVIHDNYFSKVKLGKTGRIVAVNENFVVTMDMDPANINKPAPAEYKNIFNNASGEGPYSYKNGNIIRMGYYKKMNVQPWIVTYAMNEDEIFEQVRTTVLISILVTVISIIILVVFVFMYARRITKPLRIVVEEAKEIESGRLIMHGRKVNRNDEIGELSRSFHNMKYKLIEIIETSLNESNRMAQAANSLATGNKDLAEKAESTAGNLEETGSFMEEIAAAITVSINNSVKGNEMMNDCKIAIENAASVVEETVKSISEVNADSEKIKNIIKVIEGIAFQTNILALNAAVEAARAGDQGKGFAVVASEVRSLAQSSQDSAKDITELINQVYEKINRANQIVGSQEQLFVGIKEQIEETADTIKSITEAAVEQKEGVSQVNRAVEEMDTLTQENAALVEESTASSMSLYNDAKHLQQVINFFSIER
- a CDS encoding methyl-accepting chemotaxis protein — encoded protein: MSRFHSLSFKMPITISLMSVLMLGFLLSASVFFSNKGITQSIDTGFKNTVEGYANLFDSILDAQVMVNKAYTSSANIKNFLSDMSNSYTRNVNLDITSFIENNNFIENISIMNTNGVIVFDKNSKLIGRNFMELRPDMMQKLLAGADVAFGNEIKESAATGELTISLGLRILDYNNQLIGYLVSIIKIMVIYDNYFSNIQLGRSGRIVTVNDKSMVIMDTDPKEINKKAPSEYDNIIKSGSVSGDIRYSANNHIREGFYKKMTVQPWIVAYAMDQEEIYEINKSIVITSVIIGIISMLLMTLVVFLFTRSIIKPLNIVVEEAKEIASGRLVIHNRKLNRKDELGELSHSFHDMKYKLIEVIETTLHNADKMSQAANSLAIGNKDLAHKAENTAANLEETASSMEEIASAISMATNNSVKGNEMMTHCKESIENATSVVSETVRSMNEVNADSEKIKDIIKVIEGIAFQTNILALNAAVEAARAGDQGKGFAVVASEVRSLAQSSQDSAKDITELVNQVYEKINKANKIVESQEELFMSIKGEIDETANIIKDISSAALEQQSGVSQVNKAVMEMDSITQENAALVEQSTASSLALYDDAKELQSVMSFFRIEK
- a CDS encoding methyl-accepting chemotaxis protein, whose protein sequence is MSKFSSLSFKMPITISFMAIIMLVFLLSASVFFSNKGITESIDTGFKNTVEGYANLFNSILNAQVMVSVAYSSSSNIRNYLINRDENYKRLGLIDLNLFIKRNEYLENIYVVGIEGDILLDKKNELTGQSMAKFRPCMWNKLKAGEEYAIGNNMRKSADTGEYTVSIGTQILDFENNIIGYLVLIVRSSIIYQNYFSNIKLGRSGRIVAVNDQLKVVMDTDPNEIDKDAPQEYDTIFKSGSLEGELKYSFNNHIRAGYYKKMKIHPWIVAYAMDEEEIYEVNKSIIGISTIIGIISMLLMTLVVFLFTRSIIKPLNIIVEEAKEIEEGRLVTNRKALNRKDELGVLSRSFTSMRIKLIEIIETTLHNADKMSLAANNLAAGNKDLSRRSENTAANLEETASSMEEIASAISMATNNSVKGNEMMTHCRASIDNATSIVSETVRSMNEVNADSEKIKDIIKVIEGIAFQTNILALNAAVEAARAGDQGKGFAVVASEVRSLAQSSQDSAKDITELVNQVYEKINKANKIVESQEELFMSIKGEIDETANIIKDISSAALEQQSGVSQVNKAVMEMDSITQENAALVEQSTASSLALYDDAKELQSVMSFFRIEK
- a CDS encoding TM1266 family iron-only hydrogenase system putative regulator; protein product: MENNRIAVVGIIVEETENVSKVNEILHDYSDFIIGRMGIPYREENINIISIVLNAPNDKINSLTGKLGMLKGVSAKALYANKK